A part of Thermogemmatispora onikobensis genomic DNA contains:
- a CDS encoding peptidylprolyl isomerase yields MPKTSKRAATRRAEKIARAHATRLPEAPAPKKKEKRGPGYTPPKRGLARYPWAITLTILVIAAAIGAMYYYKIGPFAPPKPQPKSAAVSPCLKVVKQLTNSSPAPTGEAFNKIQHTYKALPAMSINTNKIYCAGINTNRGLIVVELDPKLAPKTVNNFVFLAQHHFYDGLKFHRVVPNYIIQTGDPKGDGSGGPGYTLPAEPVKGNYTAGMVAMAKPASGTANSGSQFFICVSDQPAKQLTKSYNLFGHVVQGMDVVKKIQGPGDQPSQKKITPDVITHLVVVTAP; encoded by the coding sequence ATGCCAAAGACGAGCAAGCGCGCAGCCACGAGAAGAGCGGAAAAGATCGCCCGCGCGCACGCGACCAGGCTGCCAGAAGCGCCTGCCCCCAAGAAGAAGGAGAAGCGCGGCCCTGGCTACACGCCTCCCAAACGGGGCCTGGCTCGCTACCCCTGGGCTATCACCCTGACGATCCTGGTCATCGCTGCCGCGATCGGCGCCATGTACTATTACAAGATCGGCCCCTTCGCTCCGCCAAAACCCCAGCCGAAGAGCGCCGCCGTCTCGCCCTGCCTGAAGGTGGTCAAGCAGCTGACCAATAGCTCGCCGGCTCCGACCGGGGAGGCCTTCAACAAGATCCAGCATACGTATAAAGCTCTGCCCGCGATGTCGATCAATACCAACAAGATTTATTGCGCCGGTATCAATACCAATCGCGGCCTGATCGTGGTGGAGCTTGACCCGAAGCTGGCACCCAAGACGGTCAATAATTTCGTCTTTTTGGCCCAGCACCATTTCTATGATGGGCTGAAGTTCCATCGCGTGGTGCCGAATTACATTATTCAGACCGGTGATCCGAAGGGTGATGGCAGCGGCGGACCCGGCTATACGCTGCCCGCCGAGCCGGTGAAGGGTAACTATACCGCCGGGATGGTGGCTATGGCCAAACCTGCCAGCGGCACCGCTAATAGTGGCAGCCAGTTCTTTATCTGCGTCTCCGACCAACCGGCGAAGCAACTGACGAAATCGTATAATCTCTTTGGCCATGTGGTCCAGGGCATGGATGTCGTGAAGAAGATCCAGGGTCCAGGCGATCAACCTTCTCAGAAGAAGATCACGCCTGATGTCATTACCCATCTGGTGGTGGTGACCGCTCCCTGA
- the dnaB gene encoding replicative DNA helicase → MARTLETDVEKLLPQNIEAECGVLGSILIDPEAIIQVADFLRPEDFYRDAHRAIYEVILQLYERHEPADFITLCDELERQGKLEEVGGASYITSLVNQVPTSGNIEYYGRIVERTAVLRRLIHAAGQIAAIAYEEGDADVALDKAERLIFEIGRRRLRSDFSLLSEILSEYLNKLDQLHERRGAIVGVPTGFSDLDRLTGGLQRSDLIILAARPSLGKTSLALSMAHNAAVRFKQTVAIFSLEMSKEQLVQRLLSMEAGVDQQRLRTGWIDDEEWERIMLATQRLAEAPIWIDDTASISTAEMRSKARRLQAEQGVDLIIVDYLQLMQTTSGSARRNENRVQEISEISRTLKALARELNVPVLALAQLSRAVETRQSKVPQLSDLRESGCLAGETLVYLADEGVCCPIERLVGRQGFRVLALNPLTQRLEVAPVTRAFATGRRPIFRLVTAGGQQVRATANHRFLTRAGWQRLDELSVGRAVALPRALPSAAWSGPGRALQTAEAAEGDIIWDRVEAIAPAGEAEVYDLTVAGLHNFVAADLVVHNSIEQDADVVMFIYRDDVYNPDSERKNIADIIVAKHRNGPVGEVSLYFQASHTRFCDLELSPPPE, encoded by the coding sequence TTGGCGAGAACGCTGGAGACGGACGTGGAGAAGCTGTTACCGCAGAACATCGAGGCCGAGTGTGGCGTCCTGGGCAGCATCCTGATTGATCCCGAGGCGATCATCCAGGTCGCTGACTTCTTGCGCCCGGAGGACTTTTATCGCGACGCCCATCGTGCCATTTATGAGGTGATACTCCAGCTCTATGAGCGGCATGAGCCGGCGGACTTTATTACGCTCTGCGATGAGCTGGAGCGTCAGGGGAAGCTGGAGGAGGTTGGCGGCGCCAGTTACATCACGTCCCTGGTCAACCAGGTGCCCACCAGTGGCAATATCGAGTACTATGGGCGCATTGTGGAGCGCACGGCGGTTTTGCGCCGTCTGATCCATGCCGCCGGGCAGATCGCGGCCATTGCCTACGAGGAGGGGGATGCCGATGTGGCGCTCGATAAGGCCGAACGCCTGATCTTTGAAATCGGGCGACGGCGCCTGCGTTCGGACTTCTCGCTCCTGAGCGAGATCCTTTCCGAGTATTTGAACAAGCTGGATCAGCTCCATGAGCGGCGCGGGGCTATCGTTGGCGTCCCCACTGGCTTCTCCGACCTCGACCGTCTCACCGGCGGGCTACAGCGCTCGGACCTGATCATTCTGGCGGCTCGTCCTTCGCTGGGCAAGACCTCGCTGGCCCTGAGCATGGCTCATAACGCCGCTGTGCGCTTCAAGCAGACGGTCGCGATCTTTAGTCTGGAGATGAGTAAAGAGCAGCTCGTACAGCGTCTGCTCTCGATGGAGGCCGGGGTTGATCAGCAGCGACTGCGCACCGGTTGGATCGATGATGAGGAGTGGGAGCGCATTATGCTGGCGACGCAGCGCCTGGCTGAGGCGCCCATCTGGATCGATGATACGGCCAGCATCTCCACGGCGGAGATGCGCAGTAAGGCGCGGCGCCTCCAGGCAGAGCAAGGGGTCGATCTGATTATTGTCGACTATCTGCAGTTGATGCAGACGACCAGCGGCAGCGCCCGACGCAACGAGAACCGTGTCCAGGAGATTTCAGAGATCAGCCGAACGCTGAAGGCGCTGGCTCGCGAGCTGAATGTACCGGTACTGGCGCTGGCCCAGCTCTCGCGAGCTGTAGAAACGCGCCAGTCGAAGGTGCCTCAGCTCTCGGATCTGCGCGAGAGTGGTTGTCTGGCGGGGGAGACCTTGGTCTATCTGGCCGACGAGGGGGTATGCTGTCCAATCGAGCGGCTGGTGGGGCGGCAAGGCTTCCGCGTGCTGGCGCTGAATCCGCTGACGCAGCGTCTGGAGGTGGCGCCAGTGACGCGCGCTTTTGCGACGGGGCGCCGGCCTATCTTTCGCCTGGTGACTGCGGGGGGCCAGCAGGTGCGGGCCACGGCCAATCATCGCTTTCTGACTCGCGCAGGGTGGCAGCGCCTGGATGAGCTGAGCGTAGGGCGGGCGGTGGCTCTCCCGCGAGCCCTGCCGTCGGCGGCCTGGTCCGGCCCTGGTCGCGCTCTGCAGACGGCGGAGGCCGCTGAGGGTGATATCATCTGGGATCGTGTGGAGGCGATTGCGCCCGCCGGTGAGGCTGAGGTCTATGATCTGACGGTGGCCGGCCTGCACAATTTTGTGGCCGCTGACCTGGTTGTCCACAATAGCATTGAGCAAGATGCCGACGTGGTGATGTTTATTTATCGGGATGATGTCTATAACCCGGACTCGGAGCGCAAAAATATCGCGGATATTATCGTCGCCAAGCATCGCAATGGTCCTGTCGGCGAGGTAAGCCTCTACTTCCAGGCGAGTCATACCCGCTTCTGTGATCTAGAGCTTTCTCCGCCCCCTGAGTAA